The following proteins are encoded in a genomic region of Ornithinibacillus sp. 4-3:
- a CDS encoding LuxR C-terminal-related transcriptional regulator — MQAQSVWLHSKITIPKVADTIVHRDRLDFLLNKSRARVKLIQAAAGYGKTTLLSQWANQLEEPVAWLSIDMMDNDPSRFWQYIMKAISEATGEPIANKLTYLFDLQYMPPVELIVDSLLNELTLIQSPLHIVLDDYHYIEINAIHKMMTRFINYLPDHVYLYIASRYKSPFPVAAWRVKSWIVEIGITELAFTYEEIEELYQKKQILMDQADFCKEILRKTDGWAAGVQLSGISEERNIGSLNRSNTFVTEYIMQEVFSTLSLSTQEFLLETSMLKTLDPELCNLITGREDSLEQLSELVDLGILTIRLSSKKQIFRYHQLLVEVLEQERKRLYTTEQHQALIDKIANLLYSRKDYHTAIEFALKQKQFDLADQWIEEQLLDIFYSGQIGVLIQWVDTLCEAEYPVALETLIIYAVCLMTMTNIEQTKQIITKLDERDEQNSWKNQEKYAELDSILRSLKAYIKLAEGKQDEFIELILKQVDRGLVNEKWYLAPVRYNPFQAKISRTPLGSKGKYANLNDIRAFSTFFRQTEFKEQHVMGYSYGIFAEIVYEANLLEEVLLEVEQGLSYAHRFAERGLYVPLSILKGKVYMVQGQMTAAHTIWNQALSEVSEWYWLRSIHAIKAFAYLKEHRIKEAEVELEKIKRPDPQQIELGQEFWILVYCRLLMAKKEWEKALAIIIQVHDYANKEEQVDLIIEASILEAICQRQLNQKDIAFITLHTALYLGSCFGYKRIFVDEESFNSLLIEYQTYIKEKNPFHNEVSTIYLEELLDISKGTHPSDNRINQLTSRERDVLRLLISGASNREMANQLHLSEGTIRVYLTRIYSKLEVKSRAQAILSAKDWKL; from the coding sequence ATGCAGGCACAGTCTGTTTGGTTACACTCTAAAATAACAATACCTAAAGTTGCAGACACTATTGTACACAGAGACCGATTAGATTTCCTATTAAACAAATCACGAGCAAGAGTGAAATTAATTCAAGCAGCTGCTGGGTATGGGAAAACAACATTATTAAGTCAATGGGCTAATCAATTAGAAGAGCCAGTGGCTTGGCTATCTATCGATATGATGGATAATGATCCAAGTCGTTTTTGGCAATATATTATGAAAGCAATTTCTGAAGCCACTGGAGAACCAATAGCTAATAAACTGACATATCTGTTTGATTTACAGTACATGCCACCAGTAGAGTTGATCGTTGATTCCTTATTGAATGAATTAACACTTATCCAATCTCCATTACATATTGTGTTGGATGATTATCATTATATTGAAATAAATGCTATTCATAAAATGATGACTCGTTTTATTAATTATTTACCAGATCATGTTTATTTATATATTGCGAGTCGGTATAAATCTCCATTTCCTGTTGCTGCATGGAGGGTGAAGTCTTGGATAGTAGAAATTGGTATTACGGAATTAGCCTTTACATATGAAGAAATAGAAGAATTATATCAAAAGAAACAGATTCTTATGGATCAAGCAGACTTTTGTAAGGAAATTTTAAGAAAGACAGATGGATGGGCGGCAGGTGTGCAATTAAGTGGTATATCAGAAGAAAGAAATATAGGTTCGTTAAACCGTTCTAATACCTTCGTGACTGAATACATTATGCAGGAAGTTTTTTCTACCTTATCATTATCAACACAAGAATTTTTATTAGAAACATCTATGTTAAAAACACTTGATCCAGAGCTGTGTAATTTGATAACTGGGCGAGAGGATAGCTTGGAACAATTATCAGAGTTAGTTGATTTAGGTATTCTTACCATTCGCTTATCTTCTAAAAAGCAAATATTTCGTTACCATCAATTACTAGTAGAAGTATTAGAGCAGGAAAGAAAGCGCTTATACACGACTGAGCAGCATCAGGCACTTATAGATAAAATTGCAAATCTATTATATTCGAGAAAAGATTACCATACAGCAATTGAATTTGCCTTGAAACAGAAACAATTTGATTTAGCAGATCAATGGATTGAGGAACAATTACTCGATATTTTTTACAGTGGACAAATTGGTGTATTAATTCAGTGGGTGGATACTTTATGCGAAGCAGAATATCCTGTAGCACTAGAAACATTAATAATTTATGCTGTTTGCTTGATGACAATGACAAATATAGAGCAGACCAAGCAAATTATTACAAAATTAGATGAACGTGATGAACAAAATAGCTGGAAGAACCAAGAAAAATATGCAGAATTAGATAGTATACTCCGCTCTTTGAAGGCATATATTAAGCTCGCTGAAGGAAAACAAGATGAGTTTATAGAGTTAATTCTAAAGCAAGTAGATAGAGGCCTTGTAAATGAGAAATGGTATCTTGCCCCTGTACGTTACAACCCTTTTCAAGCTAAAATTTCTCGTACACCTTTAGGTTCAAAAGGAAAGTACGCTAATTTAAATGATATACGTGCCTTTTCAACATTTTTCAGGCAGACAGAGTTTAAAGAACAGCATGTAATGGGATATAGCTATGGGATTTTTGCAGAAATAGTTTATGAAGCAAATCTATTAGAAGAGGTTTTATTAGAAGTTGAACAAGGCTTGTCCTATGCACATCGTTTTGCAGAACGTGGTTTATACGTACCGTTATCTATACTTAAGGGCAAGGTTTACATGGTACAAGGTCAGATGACAGCAGCACATACAATATGGAATCAGGCGTTAAGCGAAGTATCAGAGTGGTATTGGCTGCGATCGATTCATGCGATTAAAGCATTTGCTTATCTAAAAGAACATCGAATAAAGGAAGCAGAAGTAGAATTAGAGAAAATAAAGCGTCCAGATCCCCAGCAAATAGAATTAGGACAAGAGTTTTGGATTTTAGTTTATTGTCGATTATTAATGGCAAAGAAAGAATGGGAAAAAGCATTAGCAATTATTATTCAAGTTCATGATTACGCGAATAAGGAAGAACAGGTTGATTTAATCATAGAAGCTTCTATTCTAGAAGCAATTTGTCAAAGACAATTAAATCAAAAAGATATTGCATTTATTACTTTACATACAGCGCTATACTTAGGCTCTTGTTTTGGTTATAAACGAATATTTGTTGATGAAGAGAGTTTTAATAGTTTACTGATCGAATATCAGACATATATAAAAGAGAAGAATCCTTTTCATAATGAAGTTTCAACAATCTATTTAGAAGAATTACTGGATATAAGTAAAGGTACTCATCCAAGTGATAATCGTATCAATCAACTCACATCAAGAGAGAGGGATGTACTACGTTTGCTGATAAGTGGTGCATCTAATCGAGAAATGGCTAATCAACTACATTTATCAGAAGGTACAATACGAGTCTATTTAACTAGAATTTATAGTAAATTAGAAGTGAAATCGAGAGCTCAAGCCATATTATCTGCAAAAGATTGGAAATTATAA
- a CDS encoding RCC1 domain-containing protein has protein sequence MSMLLLVSLMLGTGLNIINTPSAVASTNKPLATHLSAGETHTVGLKKDGTVIATGRNSSSQLAIENWTDITEVSAGGLHTVGLKKDGTVLSAGSNSDGQRNVDNWENIIQVAAGRAHTVGLKEDGTVVATGGNFYNQTNVADWEDIVYIAAGMHHTIGVKKDGTVIATGINNHGQANVDDWKDIIQVAANLYHTIGLKSDGSVVAVGSNSSGQINVEDWQDIAQITSGAVHTVGVKKDGTVVATGFNVFGQIEVGD, from the coding sequence ATGAGCATGCTTTTACTAGTATCGCTCATGTTAGGAACAGGATTAAATATTATAAATACACCATCAGCCGTGGCAAGTACAAATAAACCTTTAGCAACACATCTTAGTGCTGGTGAAACCCACACAGTGGGATTAAAAAAAGATGGCACAGTCATCGCAACAGGACGGAACTCTTCTAGTCAATTAGCAATAGAAAATTGGACAGATATTACAGAAGTTAGTGCAGGCGGTCTGCATACGGTTGGGCTAAAAAAAGATGGAACCGTTCTTTCGGCAGGTAGTAATAGTGATGGGCAAAGAAATGTGGATAATTGGGAGAATATTATCCAAGTTGCTGCTGGCAGAGCACATACCGTTGGGTTAAAAGAGGATGGGACCGTTGTAGCTACTGGTGGGAATTTTTATAATCAAACCAATGTGGCAGATTGGGAAGATATTGTCTATATTGCTGCTGGGATGCACCATACCATTGGTGTAAAAAAGGATGGAACAGTTATTGCGACAGGTATAAATAATCATGGTCAAGCCAATGTAGACGACTGGAAGGACATTATCCAAGTAGCAGCAAATCTATATCACACAATAGGATTAAAAAGTGACGGAAGCGTTGTAGCAGTGGGGTCGAATAGCAGCGGGCAAATCAATGTAGAGGATTGGCAGGATATTGCCCAAATCACTTCTGGGGCTGTCCATACAGTTGGCGTAAAAAAGGATGGAACAGTTGTGGCTACTGGTTTTAATGTTTTTGGCCAAATAGAGGTAGGGGACTAG